Within Mauremys mutica isolate MM-2020 ecotype Southern chromosome 24, ASM2049712v1, whole genome shotgun sequence, the genomic segment CGTCTAGTGCTACTAGTCATTGCTGTAGTTTGAGGTGCAGAAGTCATCTCTAGAGAAGAGGTGGAGGTTATTCCTATggtagaggtggctgcagcactggTTTCAGGTTGTGAAGTGCTAAGAAGGGGAAGGGTGGTTGTCCCTTCTATTGTAGGAGTACTAATTATTGGTGTAGTCTCAGCTGGGGAAGTGGTCTTTAACGTAACTTTCGTGGTTTCTGTTGCAGTTGAGGTGGCCATAGCTGTGCTCGCAGGCAGTGTAGTCGTGGGATTAAGAAGAATGGTTGTCACCTCTATTGTAGAAGTACTGGTTATTACTGAAGTTTGAGCTGCTGAAGTCATCTGGAATGGTGAGCTGGATGTTTCTGCTGTGGTAGAGCTGGATATAGCTGTGCTTTCGGCTTGTGAAGTTGCAGGGAGGGAAATTGTGGTTGTCACTTCAGCTCCAGTGGTACTAGTTCTTGTTGTCCTCTCTGTTGGGGTAGTGGTTTCTACAGGAGTTGTGGAGGTCtccggaaaagttgaggtgcctgtAGCTGTGCTCTCAGGTTCTGAAGTTGTAAGAAGGGGAAGCGTGGTTGTCTCTTCACTTCTAGTGCTACTAGTCATTGCTGTAGTTTGAGCTGCAGAAGTCGTCTCTAGAGGAGAGGTGGAGGTTATTCCTGTGGTAGAGGTGTCTGCAGGAGTGGTTTCAGATTGTGAAGTGCTAAGAAGAGGAAGGGTGCTTGTCCCTTCTACTGTAGAAGTACTAATTATTGGTGTAGTCTCAGCTGGGGAAGTGGTCTCTTGCAGAACTGTGGTTGTTTCTGGAGCAGTTGAGGTGGCTGCAGTTGTGCTTTCAGGTAGTGAAGTTGAAGGAAGGGAAAGTGTGGTTGTCACTTCAGCTGCAGTGGTACTAGTTCTTGTTATCCTCTCTGTTGGGGTTGTGGTTTCTACAGGAGTTGTGGAGGTCTCTGGAAACATTGAGGTGGCTATAGCTGTGCTCCCAGGTTCTGAAACTGTCGGAAGAGGAAGCGTGGTTGTCTCCTCACTGCTAGTGCTGCTACTCATTCCTGTAGTTTGAGCTGCAGATGTCGTGTCTAGAGGAGAGGTGGAGGTTATTCCTGTggtagaggtggctgcagcactgATTTCAGGTTGTGAAGTGCTAAGAAGGGGAAGGGTGCTTGTCCCTTCTACTGTAGAAGTACTAATTATTGGAGTACTCTCAGCTGGGGAAGTTGTGTCTTGCAGAACTGTGGTTGTTTCTGGAGCAGTTGAGGTGGCTCCAGTTGTGCTTTCGGCTTGTGAAGTTGCAGGGAGGGAAATTGTGATTGTCACTTCAGCTCCAGTGGTACTAGTTCTTGTTGTCCTCTCTGTTGGGGTTGTGGTTTCTACAGGAGTTGTGGAGGTCTCCGGAAAAGTTGAGGTGGCTGTAGCTGTGCTCCCAGGTTCTGAAGTTGTAAGAAGGGGAAATGTGGTTGTCTCTTCACCTCTACTGCTACTAGTCATTGCTGTGGTTTGAGGTGCAGAAGTCGACTCTAGAGGAGAGGTGGAGGTTATTACTGTGGTAGAGGTGGCTGCAGGAGTGGTTTCAGATTGTGAAGTGCTAAGAAGAGGAAGGGTGCTTGTCCCTTCTACTGTAGAAGTACTAATTATTGGTGTAGTCTCAGCTGGGGAAGTGGTCTTTTGCAGAACTGTGGTTGTTTCTGGAGCAGTTGAGGTGGCTGCAGTTGTGCTTTCAGGTTGTGAAGTTGAAGGAAGGGAAAGTGTGGTTGTCACTTCAGCTCCAGTGGTACTAGTTCTTGTTGTCCTCTCTGTTGGGGTTGGGGTTTCTACAGAAGTTGCAGAGGTCTCCGGAATAGTTGAGGTGGCTGTAGCTGTGCTCTCAGGTTCTGAAGTTGTAAGAAGGGGAAGCGTGGTTGTCTCTTCATTTCTAGTGCTACTAATCATTGCTGTAGTTTGAGGTGCAGAAGTCGTCTCTAGAGAAGAGGTGGAGGTTATTCCTATGGTAgaggtgtttgcaggagtggtttCAGATTTTGAAGTGCTAAGAAGGGGAAGGGTGCTTGTCCCTTCTACTGTAGAAGTACTAATTATTGGTGTAGTCTCAGCTGGGGAAGTGGTGTCTTGCAGAACTGTGGTTGTTTCTGGAGCAGTTGAGGTGGCTGCAGTTGTGCTTTCCGGTTGTGAAGTTGAAGGAAGGGAAAGTGTGGTTGTCACTTCAGCTCCAGTGGTACTAGTTCTTGTTATCCTCTCTGTTGGGGTTGTGGTTTCTACAGGAGTTGTGGAGGTCTCTGGAAACATTGAGGTGGCTATCGCTGTGCTCCCAGGTTCTGAAGCTGTCGGAAGAGGAAGCGTGGTTGTCTCCTCACTGCTAGTGCTGCTACTCATTCCTGTAGTTTGAGCTGCAGATGTCGTCTCTAGAGGAGAGGTGGAGGTTATTCCTGTggtagaggtggctgcagcactggTTTCAGGTTGTGAAGTGCTAAGAAGGGGAAGGGTGCTTGTCCCTTCTACTGTAGAAGTACTAATTATTGGTGTAGTCTCAGCTGGGGAAGTTGTGTCTTGCAGAACTGTGGTTGTTTCTGGAGCAGTTGAGGTGGCTGCAGTTGTGCTTTCAGGTTGTGAAGTTGCAGGGAGGGAAATGGTGGTTGTCACTTCAGCTCCAGTGGTACTAGTTCTTGTCGTCCTCTCTGTTGGGGTTGTGGTTTCTACAGGAGTTGTGGAGGTCTCCGGAAAAGTTGAGGTGGCTGTAGCTGTGCTCCCAGGTTCTGAAGCTGTCGGAAGAGGAAGCGTGGTTGTCTCCTCACTTCTAGTGCTGCTAGTCATTGCTGTAGTTTGAGCTGCAGATGTCGTCTCTAGAGGAGAGGTGGAGATTATTCCTATggtagaggtggctgcagcactggTTTCAGGTTGTGAAGTGCTAAGAAGGGGAAGGGTGCTTGTCCCTTCTACTGTAGAAGTACTAATTATTGGTGTACTCTCAGCTTGGGAAGTGGTCTCTTGCAGAACTGTTGTTGTTTCTGGAGTAGTTGAGGTGCCTGCAGTTGTGTTTTCTGGTAGTGAAGTTGAAGGAAGGGAAAGTGTGGTTGTCACTTCAGCTCCAGTGGTACTAGTCCTTGTTGTCCTCTCTGTTGGGGTTGTGGTTTCTACAGGAGTTGTGGAGGTCTCCGGAAAAGTTGAGGTGGCTGTAGCTGTGCTCTCAGGTTCTGAAGTTGTAAGAAGGGGAAGCGTGGTTGTCTCTTCACTTCTAGTGCTACTAGTCATTGCTGTAGTTGGAGGTGCAGAAGTTGTCTCTAGAGGAGAGGTGGAGGTTATTCCTATggtagaggtggctgcagcactggTTTCAGGTTGTGAAGTGCTAAGAAGGGGAAGGGTGCTTCTCCCTTCTACTGTAGAAGTACTAATTATTGGTGTAGTCTCAGCTGGGGAAGTGGTCTCTTGCAGAACTGTGGTTGTTTCTGGAGCAGTTGAGGTGGCTCCTGTTGTGCTTTCAGGTTGTGAAGTTGCAAGAAGGGAAAGCATGGTTGTCACTTCAGGTCCAGTGGTACTAGTTATTGTTGTGCTCTCTGTTGGGGTTGTGGTTTCTACAGGAGTTGTGGAGGTCTCTGGAAACATTGAGGTGGCTGTAGCTGTGCTCCCAGGTTCTGAAGCTGTCGGAAGAGGAAGCGTGGTTGTCTCCTCGCTTCTAGTGCTGCTAGTCATTGCTGTAGTTTGAGGTGCAGAAGTTGTTTCTAGAGAAGAGGTGGAGGTTATTACTGTGGTAGAGGTGGCTGCAGGAGTGGTTTCACGTTGTGAAGTGCTAAGAAGGGGAAGGGTGCTTGTCCCTTCTACTGTAGAAGTACTAATTATTGGAGTACTCTCAGCTGGGGAAGTGGTGTCTTGCAGAACTGTGGTTGTTTCTGGAGCAGTTGCGGTGGCAGCAGTTGTGCTTTCGGCTTGTGAAGTTGTAGGGAGGGAAATTGTGGTTGTGACTTCAGCTCCAGTGGTACTAGTTCTTGTTGTCCTCTCTGTTGGGGTTGTGGTTTCTACAGGAGTTGTGGAGGTCTCCGGAAAAGTTGAGGTGGCTGTAGCTGTGCTCTCAGGTTCTGAAGTTGTAAGAAGGGGAAGCGTGGTTGTCTCTTCACTTCTAGTGCTACTAGTCATTGCTGTAGTTTGAGGTGCAGAAGTCGTCTCTGGAGAAGAGGTGGAGGTTATTGCTATGGTAgaggtgtttgcaggagtggtttCAGATTGTGAAGTGCTAAGTAGGGAAAGGGTGCTTGTCCCTTCTACTGTAGAAGTACTAATTATTGGTGTAGTCTGAGCTGGGGAAGTGGTGTCTTGCAGAACTGTGGTTGTTTCTGGAGCAGTTGAGGTGGCTGCAGTTGTGCTTTCAGGTTGTGAAGTTGAAGGAAGGGAAAGTGTGGTTGTCACTTCAGCTCCAGTGGTACTAGTTCTTGTTGTCCTCTCTGTTGGGGTTGTGGTTTCTACAGGAGTTGTGGAGGTCTCCAGAAAAGTTGAGGTGGCTGTAGCTGTGCTCTCAGGTTCTGAAGTTGTAAGAAGGGGAAGCGTGGTTGTCTCTTCACTTCTACTGCTACTAGTCATTGCTGTAGTTTGAGGTGCAGAAGTCGTCTCTAGAGAAGAGGTGGAGGTTATTGCTATGGTAgaggtgtttgcaggagtggtttCAGATTGTGAAGTGCTAAGTAGGGAAAGGGTGCTTGTCCCTTCTACTGTAGAAGTACTAATTATTGGTGTAGTCTCAGCTGGGGAAGTGGTGTCTTGCAGAACTGTGGTTGTTTCTGGAGCAGTTGAGGTGGCTGCAGTTGTGCTTTCAGGTTGTGAAGTTGAAGGAAGGGAAAGTGTGGTTGTCACTTCAGCTCCAGTGGTACTAGTTCTTGTTGTCCTCTCTGTTGGGGTTGTGGTTTCTACAGGAGTTGTGGAGGTCTCCGGAAAAGTTGAGGTGGCTGTAGCTGTGCTCTCAGGTTCTGAAGTTGTAAGAAGGGGAAGCGTGGTTGTCTCTTCACTTCTACTGCTACTAGTCATTGCTGTAGTTGGAGGTGCAGAAGTCGTCTCTAGAGGAGAGGTGGAGGTTATTCCTATGGTAGAGGTGGCTGCAGGAGTGGTTTCAGATTGTGAAGTGTTAAGAAGAGGAAGGGTGCTTGTCCCTTCTACTGTAGAAGTACTAATTATTGGTGTAGTCTCAGCTGGGGAAGTGGTCTCTTGCAGAACTGTGGTTGTTTCTGGAGCAGTTGAGGTGGCTGCAGTTGTGCTTTCAGGTTGTGAAGTTTCAGGGAGGGAAAGTGTGGTTGTCACTTCAGCTCCAGTGGTACTAGTTCTTGTTGTCCTCTCTGTTGGGGTTGGGGTTTCTACAGGAGTTGTGGAGGTCTCCGGAAAAGTTGAGGTGGTTGTAGCTGTGCTCTCAGGTTCTGAAGCTGTCGGAAGAGGAAGCGTGGTTGTCTCCTCGCTTCTAGTGCTGCTAGTCATTGCTGTAGTTGGAGGTGCAGAAGTCGTCTCTAGAGAAGAGTTGGAGGTTATTGCTATGGtagaagtgtttgcaggagtggtttCAGATTGTGAAGTGCTAAGAAGGGGAAGGGTGCTTGTCCCTTCTACTGTAGAAGTACTAATTATTGGTGTACTCTCAGCTGGGGAAGTGGTCTCTTGCAGAACTGTGGTTGTTTCTGGAGCAGTGGAGGTGCCTGCAGTTGTGTTTTCTGGTAGTGAAGTTGAAGGAAGGGAAAGTGTGGTTGTCACTTCAGCTCCAGTGGTACTAGTTCTTGTTATCCTCTCTGTTGGGGTTGTGGTTTCTACAGGAGTTGTGGAGGTCTCCCGAAAAGTTGAGGTGGCTGTAGCTGTGCTCCCAGGTTCTGAAGCTGTCGGAAGAGGAAGCGTGGTTGTCTCCTCGCTTCTAGTGCTGCTAGTCATTGCTGTAGTTGGAGGTGCAGAAGTTGTCTCTAGAGGAGAGGTGAAGGTTATTGCTATGGTAGAGGTGTCTGCAGGAGTGGTTTCGGATTGTGAAGTGCTAAAAAGGGGAAGGGTGATTGTCCCTTCTACTGTAGAAGTACTAATTATTGGAGTACTCTCAGCTGGGGAAGTTGTGTCTTGCGGAACTGTGGTTGTTTCTGGAGCAGTTGCGGTGGCTGCAGTTGTGCTTTCGGCTTGTGAAGTTGCAGGGAGGGAAATTGTGGTTGTGACTTCAGCTCCAGTGGTAATAGTTCTTGTTGTCCTCTCTGTTGGGGTTGTGGTTTCTACAGGACTTGTGGAGGTCTCCGGAAAAGTTGAGGTGGCTGTAGCTGTGCTCCCAGGTTCTGAAGCTGTCGGAAGAGGAAGCGTGGTTGTCTCCTCACTTCTAGTGCTGCTAGTCATTGCTGTAGTTTGAGCTGCAGATGTCGTCTCTAGAGGAGAGGTGGAGATTATTCCTATggtagaggtggctgcagcactggTTTCAGGTTGTGAAGTGCTAAGAAGGGGAAGGGTGCTTGTCCCTTCTACTGTAGAAGTACTAATTATTGGTGTACTCTCAGCTGGGGAAGTGGTCTCTTGCAGAACTGTGGTTGTTTCTGGAGCAGTTGAGGTGCCTGCAGTTGTGTTTTCTGGTAGTGAAGTTGAAGGAAGGGAAAGCGTGGTTGTCACTTCAGCTCCAGTGGTACTAGTTCTTGTTGTCCTCTCTGTTGGGGTTGTGGTTTCTACAGGAGTTGTGGAGGTCTCCGGAAAAGTTGAGGTGGCTGTAGCTGTGCTCTCAGGTTCTGAAGTTGTAAGAAGGGGAAGCGTGGTTGTCTCTTCACTTCTAGTGCTACTAGTCATTGCTGTAGTTGGAGGTGCAGAAGTTGTCTCTAGAGGAGAGGTGGAGGTTATTCCTGTggtagaggtggctgcagcactggTTTCAGGTTGTGAAGTGCTAAGAAGGGGAAGGGTGCTTCTCCCTTCTACTGTAGAAGTACTAATTATTGGTGTAGTCTCAGCTGGGGAAGTGGTCTCTTGCAGAACTGTGGTTGTTTCTGGAGCAGTTGCGGTGGCAGCAGTTGTGCTTTCGGCTTGTGAAGTTGTAGGGAGGGAAATTGTGGTTGTGACTTCAGCTCCAGTGGTACTAGTTCTTGTTGTCCTCTCTGTTGGGGTTGTGGTTTCTACAGGAGTTGTGGAGGTCTCCGGAAAAGTTGAGGTGGCTGTAGCTGTGCTCTCAGGTTCTGAAGTTGTAAGAAGGGGAAGCGTGGTTGTCTCTTCACTTCTAGTGCTACTAGTCATTGCTGTAGTTTGAGGTGCAGAAGTCGTCTCTGGAGAAGAGGTGGAGGTTATTGCTATGGTAgaggtgtttgcaggagtggtttCAGATTGTGAAGTGCTAAGTAGGGAAAGGGTGCTTGTCCCTTCTACTGTAGAAGTACTAATTATTGGTGTAGTCTGAGCTGGGGAAGTGGTGTCTTGCAGAACTGTGGTTGTTTCTGGAGCAGTTGAGGTGGCTGCAGTTGTGCTTTCAGGTTGTGAAGTTGAAGGAAGGGAAAGTGTGGTTGTCACTTCAGCTCCAGTGGTACTAGTTCTTGTTGTCCTCTCTGTTGGGGTTGTGGTTTCTACAGGAGTTGTGGAGGTCTCCAGAAAAGTTGAGGTGGCTGTAGCTGTGCTCTCAGGTTCTGAAGTTGTAAGAAGGGGAAGCGTGGTTGTCTCTTCACTTCTAGTGCTACTAGTCATTGCTGTAGTTGGAGGTGCAGAAGTTGTCTCTAGAGGAGAGGTGGAGGTTATTCCTATggtagaggtggctgcagcactggTTTCAGGTTGTGAAGTGCTAAGAAGGGGAAGGGTGCTTCTCCCTTCTACTGTAGAAGTACTAATTATTGGTGTAGTCTCAGCTGGGGAAGTGGTCTCTTGCAGAACTGTGGTTGTTTCTGGAGCAGTTGAGGTGGCTCCTGTTGTGCTTTCAGGTTGTGAAGTTGCAAGAAGGGAAAGCATGGTTGTCACTTCAGGTCCAGTGGTACTAGTTATTGTTGTGCTCTCTGTTGGGGTTGCGGTTTCTACAGGAGTTGTGGAGGTCTCTGGAAACATTGAGGTGGCTGTAGCTGTGCTCCCAGGTTCTGAAGCTGTCGGAAGAGGAAGCGTGGTTGTCTCCTCGCTTCTAGTGCTGCTAGTCATTGCTGTAGTTTGAGGTGCAGAAGTTGTTTCTAGAGAAGAGGTGGAGGTTATTACTGTGGTAGAGGTGGCTGCAGGAGTGGTTTCAGGTTGTGAAGTGCTAAGAAGGGGAAGGGTGCTTGTCCCTTCTACTGTAGAAGTACTAATTATTGGAGTACTCTCAGCTGGGGAAGTGGTGTCTTGCAGAACTGTGGTTGTTTCTGGAGCAGTTGCGGTGGCTGCAGTTGTGCTTTCGGCTTGTGAAGTTGTAGGGAGGGAAATTGTGGTTGTGACTTCAGCTCCAGTGGTACTAGTTCTTGTTGTCCTCTCTGTTGGGGTTGTGGTTTCTACAGGAGTTGTGGAGGTCTCCGGAAAAGTTGAGGTGGCTGTAGCTGTGCTCTCAGGTTCTGAAGTTGTAAGAAGGGGAAGCGTGGTTGTCTCTTCACTTCTAGTGCTACTAGTCATTGCTGTAGTTGCAGGTGCAGAAGTTGTCTCTAGAGGAGAGGTGGAGGTTATTCCTATggtagaggtggctgcagcactggTTTCAGGTTGTGAAGTGCTAAGAAGGGGAAGGGTGCTTCTCCCTTCTACTGTAGAAGTACTAATTATTGGTGTAGTCTCAGCTGGGGAAGTGGTCTCTTGCAGAACTGTGGTTGTTTCTGGAGCAGTTGAGGTGGCTCCTGTTGTGCTTTCAGGTTGTGAAGTTGCAAGAAGGGAAAGCATGGTTGTCACTTCAGCTCCAGTGGTACTAGTTCTTGTTGTCCTCTCTGTTGGGGTTGTGGTTTCTACAGGAGTTGTGGAGGTCTCCGGAAAAGTTGAGGTGGCTGTAGCTGTGCTCTCAGGTTCTGAAGTTGTAAGAAGGGGAAGGGTGGTTGTCCCTTCTACTGTAGAAGTAGTAATTATTGGTGTAGTCTGAGCTGGGGAAGTGGTGTCTTGCAGAACTGTGGTTGTTTCTGGAGCAGTTGAGGTGGCTGCAGTTGTCCTTTCAGATTGTGAAGTTGAAGGAAGGGAAAGTGTGGTTGTCACTTCAGCTCCAGTGGTACTAGTTCTTGTTGTCCTCTCTGTTGGGGTTGTGGTTTCTACAGGAGTTGTGGAGGTCTCCGGAAAAGTTGAGGTGGCTGTAGCTGTGCTCCCAGGTTCTGAAGCTGTCGGAAGAGGAAGCGTGGTTGTCTCCTCACTTCTAGTGTTGCTAGTCATTGCTGTAGTTTGAGCTGCAGATGTCGTCTCTAGAGGAGAGGTGGAGATTATTCCTATggtagaggtggctgcagcactggTTTCAGGTTGTGAAGTGCTAAGAAGGGGAAGGGTGCTTGTCCCTTCTACTGTAGAAGTACTAATTATTGGTGTACTCTCAGCTGGGGAAGTGGTCTCTTGCAGAACTGTGGTTGTTTCTGGAGCAGTTGAGGTGCCTGAAGTTGTGTTTTCTGGTAGTGAAGTTGAAGGAAGGGAAAGTGTGGTTGTCACTTCAGCTCCAGTGGTACTAGTTCTTGTTGTCCTCTCTGTTGGGGTTGTGGTTTCTACAGGAGTTGTGGAGGTCTCCGGAAAAGTTGAGGTGGCTGTAGCTGTGCTCTCAGGTTCTGAAGTTGTAAGTAGGGGAAGCGTGGTTGTCTCTTCACTTCTAGTGCTACTAGTCATTGCTGTAGTTGGAGGTGCAGAAGTTGTCTCTAGAGGAGAGGTGGAGGTTATTCCTATggtagaggtggctgcagcactggTTTCAGGTTGTGAAGTGCTAAGAAGGGGAAGGGTGCTTCTCCCTTCTACTGTAGAAGTACTAATTATTGGTGTAGTCTCAGCTGGGGAAGTGGTCTCTTGCAGAACTGTGGTTGTTTCTGGAGCAGTTGAGGTGGCTCCTGTTGTGCTTTCAGGTTGTGAAGTTGCAAGAAGGGAAAGCATGGTTGTCACTTCAGGTCCAGTGGTACTAGTTATTGTTGTGCTCTCTGTTGGGGTTGTGGTTTCTACAGGAGTTGTGGAGGTCTCTGGAAACATTGAGGTGGCTGTAGCTGTGCTCCCAGGTTCTGAAGCTGTCGGAAGAGGAAGCGTGGTTGTCTCCTCGCTTCTAGTGCTGCTAGTCATTGCTGTAGTTTGAGGTGCAGAAGTTGTTTCTAGAGAAGAGGTGGAGGTTATTACTGTGGTAGAGGTGGCTGCAGGAGTGGTTTCACGTTGTGAAGTGCTAAGAAGGGGAAGGGTGCTTGTCCCTTCTACTGTAGAAGTACTAATTATTGGAGTACTCTCAGCTGGGGAAGTGGTGTCTTGCAGAACTGTGGTTGTTTCTGGAGCAGTTGCGGTGGCAGCAGTTGTGCTTTCGGCTTGTGAAGTTGTAGGGAGGGAAATTGTGGTTGTGACTTCAGCTCCAGTGGTACTAGTTCTTGTTGTCCTCTCTGTTGGGGTTGTGGTTTCTACAGGAGTTGTGGAGGTCTCCGGAAAAGTTGAGGTGGCTGTAGCTGTGCTCTCAGGTTCTGAAGTTGTAAGAAGGGGAAGCGTGGTTGTCTCTTCACTTCTAGTGCTACTAGTCATTGCTGTAGTTTGAGGTGCAGAAGTCGTCTCTGGAGAAGAGGTGGAGGTTATTGCTATGGTAgaggtgtttgcaggagtggtttCAGATTGTGAAGTGCTAAGTAGGGAAAGGGTGCTTGTCCCTTCTACTGTAGAAGTACTAATTATTGGTGTAGTCTGAGCTGGGGAAGTGGTGTCTTGCAGAACTGTGGTTGTTTCTGGAGCAGTTGAGGTGGCTGCAGTTGTGCTTTCAGGTTGTGAAGTTGAAGGAAGGGAAAGTGTGGTTGTCACTTCAGCTCCAGTGGTACTAGTTCTTGTTGTCCTCTCTGTTGGGGTTGTGGTTTCTACAGGAGTTGTGGAGGTCTCCAGAAAAGTTGAGGTGGCTGTAGCTGTGCTCTCAGGTTCTGAAGTTGTAAGAAGGGGAAGCGTGGTTGTCTCTTCACTTCTACTGCTACTAGTCATTGCTGTAGTTTGAGGTGCAGAAGTCGTCTCTAGAGAAGAGGTGGAGGTTATTGCTATGGTAgaggtgtttgcaggagtggtttCAGATTGTGAAGTGCTAAGTAGGGAAAGGGTGCTTGTCCCTTCTACTGTAGAAGTACTAATTATTGGTGTAGTCTCAGCTGGGGAAGTGGTCTCTTGCAGAACTGTGGTTGTTTCTGGAGCAGTTGAGGTGGCTCCTGTTGTGCTTTCAGGTTGTGAAGTTGCAAGAAGGGAAAGCGTGGTTGTCACTTCAGCTCCAGTGGTACTAGTTATTGTTGTGCTCTCTGTTGGGGTTGTGGTTTCTACAGGAGTTGTGGAGGTCTCTGGAAACATTGAGGTGGCTGTAGCTGTGCTCCCAGGTTCTGAAGCTGTCGGAAGAGGAAGCGTGGTTGTCTCCTCGCTTCTAGTGCTGCTAGTCATTGCTGTAGTTTGAGGTGCAGAAGTTGTTTCTAGAGAAGAGGTGGAGGTTATTACTGTGGTAGAGGTGGCTGCAGGAGTGGTTTCAGGTTGTGAAGTGCTAAGAAGGGGAAGGGTGCTTGTCCCTTCTACTGTAGAAGTACTAATTATTGGAGTACTCTCAGCTGGGGAAGTGGTGTCTTGCAGAACTGTGGTTGTTTCTGGAGCAGTTGCGGTGGCTGCAGTTGTGCTTTCGGCTTGTGAAGTTGTAGGGAGGGAAATTGTGGTTGTGACTTCAGCTCCAGTGGTACTAGTTCTTGTTGTCCTCTCTGTTGGGGTTGTGGTTTCTACAGGAGTTGTGGAGGTCTCCGGAAAAGTTGAGGTGGCTGTAGCTGTGCTCTCAGGTTCTGAAGTTGTAAGAAGGGGAAG encodes:
- the LOC123356089 gene encoding mucin-5AC-like, which translates into the protein MTSSTRSEETTTLPLPTASEPGSTATATSTFPETSTTPVETTTPTERTTRTSTTGAEVTTTISLPATSQPESTTAATSTAPETTTVLQDTTSPAETTPIISTSTVEGTSTLPLLSTSQPETSAAATSTTGITSTSPLETTSAAQTTGMSSSTSSEETTTLPLPTASEPGSTAIATSMFPETSTTPVETTTPTERITRTSTTGAEVTTTLSLPSTSQPESTTAATSTAPETTTVLQDTTSPAETTPIISTSTVEGTSTLPLLSTSKSETTPANTSTIGITSTSSLETTSAPQTTAMISSTRNEETTTLPLLTTSEPESTATATSTIPETSATSVETPTPTERTTRTSTTGAEVTTTLSLPSTSQPESTTAATSTAPETTTVLQKTTSPAETTPIISTSTVEGTSTLPLLSTSQSETTPAATSTTVITSTSPLESTSAPQTTAMTSSSRGEETTTFPLLTTSEPGSTATATSTFPETSTTPVETTTPTERTTRTSTTGAEVTITISLPATSQAESTTGATSTAPETTTVLQDTTSPAESTPIISTSTVEGTSTLPLLSTSQPEISAAATSTTGITSTSPLDTTSAAQTTGMSSSTSSEETTTLPLPTVSEPGSTAIATSMFPETSTTPVETTTPTERITRTSTTAAEVTTTLSLPSTSLPESTTAATSTAPETTTVLQETTSPAETTPIISTSTVEGTSTLPLLSTSQSETTPADTSTTGITSTSPLETTSAAQTTAMTSSTRSEETTTLPLLTTSEPESTATGTSTFPETSTTPVETTTPTERTTRTSTTGAEVTTTISLPATSQAESTAISSSTTAETSSSPFQMTSAAQTSVITSTSTIEVTTILLNPTTTLPASTAMATSTATETTKVTLKTTSPAETTPIISTPTIEGTTTLPLLSTSQPETSAAATSTIGITSTSSLEMTSAPQTTAMTSSTRREGTTTLPLPTASEPGSTAIATSMFPETSTTPVEITTPTERTTITSTTGAEVTTTLSLPSTSQPESTTATTSTAPETTTVLQDTTSPAETTPIISTSTVEGTTTLPLFSTSQSETTPADTSTLGITSTSPLETTSAAQTTAMTSSTGSEETTTLPLLTTLEPGSTATAISTFPETSTTPVETTTPTERTTITTSEPGSTATATSTFPETSTTPVDTTTPTEKTTITSTTGAEVTTTLSLPATSQAESTAIASSTTAETSTSPFQMTSAAETTAITSTTRSEETTTLLLLTASESGSTSIATSTTPETSKTPAEITSPGETTTISTITTVEKATTVTLPTSTRRNNSSHLCDDHNIAFTYHSCIDK
- the LOC123356090 gene encoding mucin-5AC-like, which gives rise to MTSSTRSEETTTLPLPTASEPESTATTTSTFPETSTTPVETPTPTERTTRTSTTGAEVTTTLSLPETSQPESTTAATSTAPETTTVLQETTSPAETTPIISTSTVEGTSTLPLLNTSQSETTPAATSTIGITSTSPLETTSAPPTTAMTSSSRSEETTTLPLLTTSEPESTATATSTFPETSTTPVETTTPTERTTRTSTTGAEVTTTLSLPSTSQPESTTAATSTAPETTTVLQDTTSPAETTPIISTSTVEGTSTLSLLSTSQSETTPANTSTIAITSTSSLETTSAPQTTAMTSSSRSEETTTLPLLTTSEPESTATATSTFLETSTTPVETTTPTERTTRTSTTGAEVTTTLSLPSTSQPESTTAATSTAPETTTVLQDTTSPAQTTPIISTSTKQLLHLKLQQ
- the LOC123356091 gene encoding mucin-5AC-like, encoding MTSSSRSEQTTTLPLLTTSEPESTATATSTFPETSTTPVETTTPTERTTRTSTTGAEVTTTLSLPSTSQPESTTAATSTAPETTTVLQDTTSPAETTPIISTSTVEGTSTLSLLSTSQSETTPANTSTIAITSTSSLETTSAPQTTAMTSSSRSEETTTLPLLTTSEPESTATATSTFPETSTTPVETTTPTERTTRTSTTGAEVTTMLSLLATSQPESTTGATSTAPETTTVLQETTSPAETTPIISTSTVEGRSTLPLLSTSQPETSAAATSTIGITSTSPLETTSAPATTAMTSSTRSEETTTLPLLTTSEPESTATATSTFPETSTTPVETTTPTERTTRTSTTGAEVTTTISLPTTSQAESTTAATATAPETTTVLQDTTSPAESTPIISTSTVEGTSTLPLLSTSQPETTPAATSTTVITSTSSLETTSAPQTTAMTSSTRSEETTTLPLPTASEPGSTATATSMFPETSTTPVETTTPTESTTITSTTGAEVTTTLSLLATSQPESTTGATSTAPETTTVLQETTSPAETTPIISTSTVEGTSTLSLLSTSQSETTPANTSTIAITSTSSLETTSAPQTTAMTSSSRSEETTTLPLLTTSEPESTATATSTFLETSTTPVETTTPTERTTRTSTTGAEVTTTLSLPSTSQPESTTAATSTAPETTTVLQDTTSPAQTTPIISTSTKQLLHLKLQQ